A region from the Mustelus asterias unplaced genomic scaffold, sMusAst1.hap1.1 HAP1_SCAFFOLD_1624, whole genome shotgun sequence genome encodes:
- the LOC144488514 gene encoding myocyte-specific enhancer factor 2D homolog: MGRKKIQITRILDERNRQVTFTKRKFGLMKKAYELSVLCDCEIALIIFNHSNKLFQYASTDMDKVLLKYTEYNEPHESRTNADIVETLKKKGFNGCDSPEPDVDDAIEQSPFGEDKYRKVNEDIDILFKRYG; this comes from the exons ATGGGGCGCAAAAAGATCCAGATCACCCGCATCTTGGATGAGCGGAACCGACAG GTGACGTTTACCAAGCGGAAGTTTGGTTTGATGAAGAAAGCGTATGAACTCAGTGTTCTGTGTGATTGTGAGATTGCTCTCATTATCTTTAACCACTCcaacaagctgttccagtacgccAGCACCGACATGGACAAGGTGCTTCTTAAATACACAGAGTATAATGAACCGCACGAGAGCCGGACTAACGCTGACATTGTGGAG ACTCTGAAGAAGAAAGGTTTCAATGGCTGTGACAGCCCGGAGCCTGACGTAGATGATGCAATTGAACAGAGCCCATTCGGGGAGGACAAGTACAGGAAGGTGAACGAGGACATCGATATCTTGTTCAAACGATACGGG